The Thermoplasmata archaeon genomic interval CGCGCAAGACCACGCCGGGGTTGCGGGATCTCGAGAAGGAGGCGGTCGTTCATGGTGGGGGTCACCCCCACCGGCGGGACCTCTCCGACGCGGTGCTCGTGAAGAGCAACCACCTCGCGCTCGTCCCGCTTCGTCCGACCCTCGCCCGGGTCCGATCTCCCCGCGGCCGAACCCCGAGGATCGAGGTCGAAGTGCGAAACGTTCGAGAAGCGATCGCGGTCGCCCGGGCCGGCGTCTCCCGCATGCTGATCGACAACGCGACCCCCGCCCGCGCGCGAGCGATCGTGGGTGCCCTCCAACGGGTCGGTCTTCGTTCCGGCCGCTGGATCGAGCTTTCTGGCGGTCTCACGCCTCAGAACGTGAGAGCGTACGCCGGGGTGGGCGCCGATGCGCTGAGCCTCGGGGCCCTCACCCATTCGGCTCCCGCGCTACCGTTCCGCATGCAGGTTCGCCCGACGCACCGGGCTTAAGACGCGACGCGAACTAGAACGTCGGGGAAGCCATGTCGCTCGAGGCCGAGGTGCGCCGGCTCAAGGAGGAACGCAACGCCGTCCTCCTCGCGCACAACTACCAGCGCCCCGAGGTGCAGGACATCGCCGATTACGTCGGGGACTCCTTGTACCTGTCGCGCACCGCGATGGAAGCGGACCGCCCCGTGATCCTCTTCGCGGGCGTCCGCTTCATGGCCGAGACGGCGAAGATCCTCAACCCCACCAAGACCGTCCTCCTGCCCGACCTCAAGGCGGGGTGCGCGCTTTCCGACTCGATCACGGCCCCGCAGCTGCGGAGCTGGAAGTCCGAGCATCCCGGGGCGGCGGTCGTGGCGTATGTCAACACCTCGGCCGACGTCAAGGCCGAGTCCGACTACTGCTGCACGAGCTCCAACGCGATCCGCATCGTGAACTCGATCCCGGCCGACCAGGAGATCCTCTTCCTCCCCGACATGTTCCTGGGGGACTACGTCCGTCGCCAGACCGGCCGCAAGATGCACCTGTGGGTCGGGGACTGCCCGGTCCACGCGAAGATGCGCCCGGAGGACCTCGCGCGGGCCCGTTCCGAGCATCCCCGTGCGACCGTCCTCGCGCACCCGGAGTGCGGGTGCTCCACGCAGGCGCTCCCGCACGTCGACCGGGTGCTGTCGACGGACGGGATGGTCCAGTTCGCGAAGGAGACCCACGACCCGGTGGTCCTGGTGGCGACCGAGGTGGGGATCCTCCATCGGATGCGTCAAATCAACCCGACGACCCGGTTCTTGCCGATCGATGCCGGGACGATCTGTCCGTACATGAAGGAGATCGATCTCGGCGACATCCGAGATTCTCTGCGCGACATGCGCCACGTCATCGACGTGCC includes:
- the nadC gene encoding carboxylating nicotinate-nucleotide diphosphorylase; the protein is MAPRHRRVGSKSSSVARAARAALEEDRFRSDRTTSFVLHGPAPAEARVVAQASGRLSGMAPALACARIGRLRVVRALRDGSRLRRGSVVLVLRGDARHMLGVERTLLNYLMHLSGIATVTAKTVERVRSAPHPPQIWATRKTTPGLRDLEKEAVVHGGGHPHRRDLSDAVLVKSNHLALVPLRPTLARVRSPRGRTPRIEVEVRNVREAIAVARAGVSRMLIDNATPARARAIVGALQRVGLRSGRWIELSGGLTPQNVRAYAGVGADALSLGALTHSAPALPFRMQVRPTHRA
- the nadA gene encoding quinolinate synthase NadA yields the protein MSLEAEVRRLKEERNAVLLAHNYQRPEVQDIADYVGDSLYLSRTAMEADRPVILFAGVRFMAETAKILNPTKTVLLPDLKAGCALSDSITAPQLRSWKSEHPGAAVVAYVNTSADVKAESDYCCTSSNAIRIVNSIPADQEILFLPDMFLGDYVRRQTGRKMHLWVGDCPVHAKMRPEDLARARSEHPRATVLAHPECGCSTQALPHVDRVLSTDGMVQFAKETHDPVVLVATEVGILHRMRQINPTTRFLPIDAGTICPYMKEIDLGDIRDSLRDMRHVIDVPPDVAARARRALERMVAS